The Paenibacillus sp. FSL H7-0357 nucleotide sequence TATAGATTTGGTCACGAACTCCGGTTCCGGCCTGGATCCGCATATATCTCCCGCTGCGGCTACGGTACAGATCCCCAGAATCAGCAATCTGACCGGTATTTCAGCAGATAAGCTAGAAGCATTGGTGGAAAAATATACTGAAGGCCGCGATCTTGGGGTGTTTGGTGAGGAACGTGTCAATGTGCTGAAGCTAAATCTCGCTTTAATGGAAACACCGGCGAATTAGAACCGGCTCACCCCTGCCTGCGCTTCCAGCGGACAGGGGTAGTTTCCGCTTAAGGATAGGAGGTTAACAAGTGGCACCATACAAACGCAAAACCCCGGAAGAAATTCTGTATTCCATTTACCGTTTGCACCGGGGCAGGCTGAAGATTATCATCGGCTCCGTCAGCGGATCAGGCAAAACCTATCATATGCTGGAGGAAGGCAAGTTATTGAAAAAGCAGGGCATTGATGTTGTAATCAGTGCCGTATCGACGATGCAGAGAGCGGAAACCATGCAGCAGCTTGCCGATCTGGAGCGTGTCCCCAGCATTCATTGGCTGAAAGACGGCAAGGAGCAGAAGGATCTTCCTTTGGAGACTTTGCTGGAGCGCAATCCCGAGGTACTGCTTGTAGATGGCTTGGCGCACCGCAACCGCAAAGAAGCCCGTTTTCAAACGCGGCTGGAAGATATCCGTTATTTGATGGACAACGGCATTAGCGTAATTACGACCATCAATGTGTATGAATTGGCTGGAGTGGGTGAGACCATCTTTCAAATGACGGGAATCCGCGCAGATGAAACCGTACCGCTGCATACCCTGGAGCTTGCGGATGAGGTCCGCTTGATCGATGTCTCACCTGAAACTATTCTGAAGCGGATCGAGGAAGGTGTTTTAGGCCATGAGACGCATCCTGCACTGTCCCGACCCGGCAATCTCGGCGTGCTTCGAGAGCTGTCTCTGCGTCTGGTGGCTGAAGGTGTCAACGATTCGCTAGAGAAACATCGCGAGGAACATGGGCTCATTGGTCCTTCCGGCGCGATGGAGCGGATACTGGTATCCGCGCAGTACCATTGGAACGGGTCGCTTTATGTGAGAAGAGGCCAGCAAATCGCCAAGCGGTTGGGCGGTGATCTGATTGTGGTGACATTTGCTATTCCTAACCGGCCGCTGACGAAGGACCAGCAGACCTTTAAGCGTTCAATTGTAAAGCTGGTAGAGCGGGTGGGCGCCAGGTTTGAAGAGCTTCCTCTCACCCTTCAACGCCAGCTTCCTTCCGAACTGGTGCGTTATGCCATTCAAAACAATGTGACCCGGATCGTCATGGGCCACTCCCAAAAAAGCCGCTGGCAGGAGCGGTGGCAAGGCTCGATCGCTGACCGTGTACTGCGTCAGACCCGCAATATTGATGTGTTTCTGATGGCCGACCGGGCCGAGCAGGAAGGAGAACGGATTCTGCCGATCAAACGTAATCCGCAAGGGAAGAAGGAGCCTTTCCACCGGTTGACCAGTCAAGAGATGGAGAAGAAGATTGAAGTGATCCGCCGTGGATCCTTTAAGGTATATATCGGTGCGGCTCCCGGAGTTGGCAAAACCTACAAGATGCTTCAGGAGGGGAATATACTTCAAAGCAGAGGCATCGATGTTGTCATCGGGCTGCTGGAAACCCATGGCAGGAAGGAAACCCAGGAGCAGATAGGCGAATTAATAACGGTACCCCGGGCCAAAATTCTATATCAAAATACGCATTTGGAAGAAATGGACACGGACGCAATTATTACCCGCCGCCCGGAGGTCGTCCTGGTGGATGAGCTGGCACATACCAACGTGCCCGGCAGTATAACCAGAAAGCGGTATGAAGATGTGATCCGTCTGCTCGAAAACGGCATTTCTGTCATTACAACTGTAAATGTGCAGCATCTGGAAAGCTTGAACGACGCGGTAGCCCAATTAACCGGCGTACGTGTCAGGGAGACTGTGCCGGATGCGATTCTCAAAATGGCCAGTGAGGTCGAACTGATCGATGTAACGCCACAAATGCTGCAGGAGCGGATGCGGGAAGGGAAGATATACGCCTCAGAGAAAGTAAACCAGGCGCTGGAATCGTTTTTCAAGATCGGCAATCTTATTGCACTGCGTGAACTGGCCCTCCGCGAAATTGCGGATGATGTAGATGAAAGGCTGGAGGCCTGGGACCGGGACAATTCCTTGCGGGGCCCATGGAGCAGAAAAGAGGTGATCTTCGTCTGTGTGGATCTGGGACCAAGGGCAGAGCGGCTGATTCGCCGCGGATTCCGCATTGCGCATCGCTTGAAAGCCGAGTGGTATGTTCATTATGTGCACTGCAGTTCGAAAGAAACACCCGAGGAGCAGAAACGGCTGGAGACGCTGCGTCGTCTAACAGAACAGCTTGGAGGGAATTTAGAGGTGACTATGGCAGAAAGCCGTAAGAACCTGCACGAGCATTTATTAATCAGGATCAATGAAGTGAAGACGACACAGCTGATCATCGGGCAGGTGAGGAAGCCGCTCTGGCGGACGCTCATCAAAAAAAGCTTCGTCCACTATCTGCTCCGTCATGCCCGGCATATGGATATGCTGGTGGTGGCTGATCAATGAGAAGAGTGAGGAAGACAGAAGGAACCGATCCTGTGGATTGGTTCCTTTTACATTCTTCTTTTAAAGTCTTATAATAGGAGAATGAATATTCATTCCGCTCAAATCTATACCGGTTGAATCCGGAACCATTCCAGTCTAAGGTAAGGGTGATTACACTGGCTACTAACAAACGGGAAGATATCATGAAAGCGGCCTTGGTGCTGTTTGCCGAGAGAGGATATGACGGCACAACCGTTCCGATGATTGCTGAAAGTGCGAAGGTAGGGGCAGGTACGATATATCGCTATTTTGCCAATAAAGAATCGCTTGTTAACGGATTGTTTCAGCATTGCGTGCAAGTGTTCTCGGACACGTTAAAATATGAGG carries:
- a CDS encoding universal stress protein, with translation MAPYKRKTPEEILYSIYRLHRGRLKIIIGSVSGSGKTYHMLEEGKLLKKQGIDVVISAVSTMQRAETMQQLADLERVPSIHWLKDGKEQKDLPLETLLERNPEVLLVDGLAHRNRKEARFQTRLEDIRYLMDNGISVITTINVYELAGVGETIFQMTGIRADETVPLHTLELADEVRLIDVSPETILKRIEEGVLGHETHPALSRPGNLGVLRELSLRLVAEGVNDSLEKHREEHGLIGPSGAMERILVSAQYHWNGSLYVRRGQQIAKRLGGDLIVVTFAIPNRPLTKDQQTFKRSIVKLVERVGARFEELPLTLQRQLPSELVRYAIQNNVTRIVMGHSQKSRWQERWQGSIADRVLRQTRNIDVFLMADRAEQEGERILPIKRNPQGKKEPFHRLTSQEMEKKIEVIRRGSFKVYIGAAPGVGKTYKMLQEGNILQSRGIDVVIGLLETHGRKETQEQIGELITVPRAKILYQNTHLEEMDTDAIITRRPEVVLVDELAHTNVPGSITRKRYEDVIRLLENGISVITTVNVQHLESLNDAVAQLTGVRVRETVPDAILKMASEVELIDVTPQMLQERMREGKIYASEKVNQALESFFKIGNLIALRELALREIADDVDERLEAWDRDNSLRGPWSRKEVIFVCVDLGPRAERLIRRGFRIAHRLKAEWYVHYVHCSSKETPEEQKRLETLRRLTEQLGGNLEVTMAESRKNLHEHLLIRINEVKTTQLIIGQVRKPLWRTLIKKSFVHYLLRHARHMDMLVVADQ